A part of Halobacillus shinanisalinarum genomic DNA contains:
- a CDS encoding Mini-ribonuclease 3: MALTNVKQMKSLALAYMGDGVYELYVRKHLLEKGEIKPQELHKAAVRFVSAKSQAKVVQAWQDGDFLTEEEAGVLRRGRNAKSGSVPKNTNVQTYRYSTAFEAVLGYHYLAGHEERLNELIASAIDLVEERSESDE, from the coding sequence ATGGCGTTAACGAATGTGAAACAAATGAAAAGCCTCGCTCTCGCCTATATGGGAGACGGGGTTTACGAATTATATGTCCGCAAGCACTTACTTGAAAAAGGTGAAATTAAACCACAGGAACTGCATAAGGCGGCTGTTAGGTTTGTGTCAGCTAAATCACAGGCGAAAGTCGTACAAGCATGGCAAGATGGGGATTTTTTAACCGAAGAAGAGGCAGGCGTACTCAGGCGTGGCCGCAACGCAAAGTCTGGATCCGTGCCGAAGAATACGAACGTGCAAACCTATCGCTACTCAACGGCATTTGAAGCAGTTCTTGGCTATCATTATTTAGCAGGTCATGAGGAGCGTCTGAATGAACTGATAGCGAGTGCCATTGATCTCGTTGAAGAAAGGAGCGAAAGCGATGAATGA
- the rlmB gene encoding 23S rRNA (guanosine(2251)-2'-O)-methyltransferase RlmB → MNDEWIIGKNSVQEALRSGRSINKVLASDQLQHQALKKLEQLAKENGIIVQRVPKKKIDQLVDGNHQGVAAAVAAYEYSDIDDLFARAEDKGETPFFIILDEIEDPHNLGSILRTADASGAHGVIIPKRRSVGLTTTVAKTSTGAIEYIPVARVTNLSRTIDELKERFVWVVGTDAEGTEDYRQMDGNMAIALVIGSEGKGMSRLTKEKCDWMVRLPMAGQVTSLNASVAASLLMYEVYRKRHPVGE, encoded by the coding sequence ATGAATGATGAATGGATTATCGGCAAGAACAGTGTACAGGAAGCGTTAAGGTCAGGACGTTCAATCAACAAAGTGCTCGCCTCAGATCAGCTTCAGCATCAGGCTTTAAAGAAGCTCGAACAGCTTGCCAAAGAAAACGGCATCATTGTCCAGCGTGTCCCAAAGAAAAAGATTGATCAGCTTGTTGATGGAAATCACCAAGGGGTAGCTGCTGCTGTGGCTGCTTATGAATACAGTGATATCGATGATTTGTTCGCCCGAGCTGAAGACAAAGGGGAGACCCCTTTTTTCATTATTTTAGATGAGATTGAAGACCCTCACAACTTAGGATCGATTTTACGAACGGCAGATGCGAGCGGAGCACATGGCGTCATTATTCCTAAGCGCAGGTCTGTTGGTTTAACAACTACGGTAGCCAAAACGTCCACTGGGGCGATTGAATATATCCCCGTAGCCCGTGTAACTAATCTTTCCCGTACGATAGATGAACTGAAGGAGCGGTTCGTTTGGGTGGTTGGAACAGATGCTGAGGGCACAGAGGATTACCGGCAAATGGATGGAAACATGGCCATCGCTCTTGTCATCGGTAGTGAAGGGAAGGGGATGAGCCGCCTAACGAAGGAGAAGTGTGACTGGATGGTGCGTCTGCCTATGGCTGGACAAGTCACCTCCTTGAATGCGTCGGTTGCTGCTTCCCTATTGATGTATGAAGTTTATAGAAAACGTCACCCTGTTGGTGAGTAG
- a CDS encoding NYN domain-containing protein — translation MVVLLVDGYNIIGAWPELKGLKDRDLSQARDLLIERMAEYQAYTGDRVIIVFDAYHVRGLGKKQNNFKVEVIYTKENETADERIEKLAGNLTDVRTKVYVATSDYAEQRTIFAQGAFRKSARELHIEVANIQSEIKKDVESHKRVQYQPKIPINKEIRDIFEKWRRGDK, via the coding sequence ATGGTAGTCTTACTAGTCGATGGGTATAACATCATTGGAGCCTGGCCGGAGCTTAAAGGTTTAAAGGATCGAGACCTTAGCCAGGCCAGGGATCTTTTGATCGAACGGATGGCCGAATACCAGGCCTACACTGGTGACCGTGTGATTATTGTATTTGATGCGTATCATGTGAGAGGGCTTGGAAAGAAGCAAAACAATTTTAAGGTAGAAGTGATTTATACAAAAGAAAACGAAACAGCTGATGAACGGATCGAAAAACTTGCTGGAAATTTAACAGATGTGCGGACAAAAGTTTACGTTGCTACTTCAGATTATGCAGAACAGCGCACAATTTTTGCCCAAGGGGCTTTTAGGAAATCAGCAAGGGAGTTACACATCGAAGTGGCGAATATTCAAAGCGAAATAAAAAAAGATGTAGAATCCCATAAGAGGGTTCAATATCAGCCTAAGATTCCGATAAATAAGGAGATACGTGATATTTTTGAGAAGTGGCGCAGAGGGGATAAATAA
- the sigH gene encoding RNA polymerase sporulation sigma factor SigH yields the protein MSIGQTEAGIKELDLDKLDDEVIIERINQGEIQALDYLINKYKNFVRAKARTYFLIGADREDIVQEGMIGLYKAIRDYQEDKLSSFKAFAELCVTRQIITAIKTATRQKHIPLNSYVSLDKPIFDEESDRTLLDVIAGSKAIDPQELMVNKEKFGDMEEKISELLSELEQKVLALYLDGQSYQEISVELKRHVKSIDNALQRVKRKLEKYLEVSEITL from the coding sequence GTGAGCATCGGACAAACTGAGGCAGGCATCAAGGAGCTGGATCTTGACAAACTGGATGATGAAGTAATCATTGAACGAATTAACCAGGGAGAGATTCAGGCTTTGGATTATTTAATTAATAAATACAAGAATTTCGTTCGCGCAAAAGCTCGAACTTATTTTCTTATTGGTGCAGATCGAGAAGACATCGTCCAAGAAGGGATGATCGGCCTGTATAAGGCCATTCGTGACTATCAAGAGGACAAATTATCTTCGTTTAAAGCTTTCGCAGAATTGTGTGTTACCCGTCAAATTATTACCGCAATTAAGACCGCCACAAGACAAAAACACATTCCACTTAATTCCTATGTTTCCTTAGATAAACCTATTTTTGATGAAGAATCCGATCGTACACTATTAGATGTTATCGCTGGTTCTAAGGCGATCGACCCACAAGAACTTATGGTTAACAAAGAAAAGTTCGGCGATATGGAAGAAAAAATCTCTGAATTATTAAGCGAATTAGAGCAAAAGGTGCTCGCGCTATATTTGGATGGGCAGTCCTATCAGGAAATTTCTGTTGAGTTGAAACGCCATGTAAAGTCCATCGATAACGCTCTCCAGCGTGTCAAAAGAAAACTAGAAAAGTACTTGGAAGTGAGCGAAATTACGCTTTGA
- the rpmG gene encoding 50S ribosomal protein L33 produces the protein MTTKIILACVQCQSRNYSTHKNRSNQSERLEVRKFCKTCKTHTLHRETK, from the coding sequence ATGACTACGAAAATTATTCTAGCTTGCGTACAATGTCAAAGTCGCAATTATAGTACTCATAAAAATCGATCAAATCAATCTGAGCGTTTAGAGGTTCGTAAGTTTTGCAAAACGTGTAAAACTCATACACTGCATCGTGAAACGAAATAG
- the secE gene encoding preprotein translocase subunit SecE has protein sequence MFKFFKNVAREMRKVSWPKGHELTRYTITVLGTVAFVAVFFAVVDLGISQVLELISK, from the coding sequence ATGTTTAAATTCTTCAAGAACGTTGCTCGTGAAATGCGTAAGGTAAGCTGGCCTAAAGGGCACGAACTTACGAGGTACACCATCACCGTTTTAGGAACCGTAGCTTTCGTTGCTGTGTTTTTTGCAGTCGTTGATCTAGGAATCTCTCAGGTACTTGAACTCATTTCTAAATAA
- the nusG gene encoding transcription termination/antitermination protein NusG encodes MEKRWYVVHTYSGYENKVRANLEKRVESMGMEDKIFRVLVPEDEETEIKNGKRKVAKKKVFPGYVLAEMVMTDDSWYVVRNTPGVTGFVGSTGSGSKPIPLLPEEVETVLKRMGMDKPVPAEVDFEVKESVKVTEGPFANFTGSIEHIDVDKQKVKVHVNMFGRETPVELDFSQIEKL; translated from the coding sequence ATGGAAAAAAGATGGTATGTGGTTCACACCTATTCAGGTTATGAAAACAAAGTAAGAGCCAATTTAGAGAAACGTGTCGAATCTATGGGAATGGAGGATAAGATCTTCCGCGTTCTTGTCCCTGAAGACGAAGAAACTGAAATTAAGAATGGAAAGCGTAAAGTCGCCAAGAAAAAAGTTTTTCCTGGTTATGTACTAGCTGAAATGGTGATGACGGATGATTCTTGGTATGTGGTTCGTAATACACCAGGTGTCACTGGATTCGTTGGGTCTACTGGTTCTGGTTCTAAACCAATCCCTCTCTTGCCTGAAGAAGTGGAAACGGTGCTTAAGCGCATGGGTATGGACAAGCCCGTACCTGCAGAGGTAGACTTTGAGGTGAAAGAAAGTGTGAAGGTTACGGAAGGTCCTTTCGCAAACTTCACGGGGTCAATTGAACATATCGATGTAGACAAGCAAAAGGTGAAGGTTCACGTCAATATGTTTGGTCGGGAAACACCGGTGGAATTAGATTTTTCTCAGATTGAGAAACTATAA
- the rplK gene encoding 50S ribosomal protein L11 — translation MAKKVIKVVKLQIPAGKANPAPPVGPALGQAGINIMGFCKEFNAKTQDQAGMIIPVEISVFEDRSFTFVTKTPPAAVLLKKAAGIESGSGEPNRNKVAAVKRDQVREIAETKMPDLNAADVEAAMRMVEGTARSMGITVED, via the coding sequence GTGGCTAAAAAAGTTATTAAGGTTGTTAAGCTTCAGATCCCAGCAGGTAAAGCTAACCCAGCACCGCCAGTAGGACCGGCGCTAGGTCAAGCAGGTATCAATATCATGGGTTTCTGTAAGGAGTTTAACGCTAAAACGCAAGATCAAGCGGGTATGATTATTCCGGTTGAAATCTCGGTTTTTGAAGACCGTTCATTTACATTTGTTACAAAAACTCCGCCAGCTGCCGTTCTTCTTAAGAAAGCAGCAGGTATCGAATCAGGTTCAGGCGAGCCGAACCGTAACAAGGTAGCTGCCGTTAAGCGTGATCAAGTTCGCGAAATCGCGGAAACGAAAATGCCTGACTTAAATGCTGCTGACGTTGAGGCTGCAATGCGCATGGTTGAAGGTACAGCGCGCAGTATGGGAATCACAGTTGAAGACTAA
- the rplA gene encoding 50S ribosomal protein L1, producing the protein MAKKTKKQQELLKLVDRTKSYDAQEAISLVKETSKANFDETVEAAFRLGVDPKKADQQIRGAMVLPHGTGKTQSVLVFAKGDKAKEAEAAGADYVGEQDLINKINQGWFEFDVVVATPDMMAEVGKLGRVLGPKGLMPNPKTGTVTFEVEKAVNEIKAGKVEYRVDKAANIHVPIGKSSFDAEKLKENFDAITEALVKAKPQAAKGVYMRNAAVSSTMGPGIKVDVSNYVK; encoded by the coding sequence ATGGCTAAAAAAACGAAGAAACAACAAGAACTTCTTAAACTTGTTGATCGTACGAAATCATACGATGCACAAGAAGCAATTAGTCTTGTAAAAGAAACATCTAAAGCAAACTTTGATGAAACCGTTGAAGCTGCTTTCCGTCTAGGTGTTGATCCTAAGAAAGCGGACCAACAAATTCGTGGAGCTATGGTGCTTCCACACGGTACTGGTAAAACACAAAGCGTTCTTGTTTTCGCTAAAGGTGATAAAGCGAAGGAAGCAGAAGCTGCTGGTGCAGACTACGTTGGAGAACAGGACCTTATTAACAAAATTAATCAAGGTTGGTTTGAGTTTGATGTCGTTGTCGCTACTCCTGACATGATGGCTGAAGTTGGTAAACTTGGTCGAGTCCTAGGACCTAAAGGGCTTATGCCAAACCCTAAAACAGGAACCGTTACGTTTGAAGTAGAGAAAGCGGTAAACGAAATCAAAGCAGGTAAAGTAGAATACCGCGTCGACAAAGCGGCTAACATTCATGTGCCAATTGGTAAGTCTTCTTTTGATGCAGAGAAGCTTAAAGAAAACTTCGATGCAATCACAGAAGCGTTGGTAAAAGCTAAACCTCAAGCTGCTAAAGGGGTTTACATGCGTAATGCAGCCGTTTCTTCAACAATGGGACCTGGCATCAAAGTTGACGTTTCAAACTACGTTAAGTAA
- the rplJ gene encoding 50S ribosomal protein L10, which produces MSKIIEQKQQVVAEIADKFRNSKSAVLVDYRGLDVAEVTELRMQLREAGVDFKVYKNTMTRRAVRDAELAELEEVLVGPTALAFSEDDAVSPARILNNFAKDHDNLELKGGVIEGQVATLEQIKELATLPNYEGLVSMFLSVLQAPIRNFAYATKAIADQKEEESA; this is translated from the coding sequence ATGAGCAAAATTATCGAGCAGAAACAGCAGGTTGTTGCTGAAATTGCTGACAAGTTTCGTAACAGTAAATCTGCAGTACTTGTAGATTACCGCGGTCTTGATGTAGCAGAAGTAACAGAACTTCGTATGCAGCTTCGTGAAGCTGGTGTAGACTTCAAAGTGTACAAAAACACAATGACTCGCCGTGCTGTACGAGATGCTGAGCTTGCAGAACTTGAGGAGGTTCTAGTTGGACCTACAGCTCTTGCGTTTAGTGAGGATGACGCTGTATCCCCAGCAAGAATTCTTAATAACTTTGCCAAAGATCACGATAATCTTGAACTTAAAGGCGGCGTGATTGAAGGACAAGTAGCGACTCTTGAACAAATCAAAGAACTTGCAACCCTTCCAAACTACGAAGGTCTTGTATCTATGTTCCTAAGCGTGCTTCAAGCACCTATTCGCAACTTCGCTTACGCTACAAAAGCAATTGCCGATCAAAAAGAAGAAGAAAGCGCGTAA
- the rplL gene encoding 50S ribosomal protein L7/L12 → MSNEQIIEAIKEMSVLELNDLVKAIEEEFGVSAAAPVAAGGAAAGGEAEEEQTEFDVVLESAGSSKIKVVKAVREITGLGLKDAKDLVDNAPGAIKEGVAKEEAEEVKSKLEEAGASVEVK, encoded by the coding sequence ATGTCTAATGAACAAATTATCGAAGCGATCAAAGAGATGTCCGTTCTTGAGCTTAACGACCTAGTTAAAGCAATTGAAGAAGAATTTGGTGTATCTGCTGCAGCTCCAGTTGCAGCTGGCGGTGCTGCTGCGGGTGGCGAAGCTGAAGAAGAACAAACTGAATTTGATGTAGTACTAGAATCTGCTGGAAGCTCTAAAATTAAAGTTGTTAAAGCGGTTCGCGAAATCACTGGTCTTGGCCTTAAAGATGCAAAAGATCTAGTTGACAATGCACCTGGTGCTATTAAAGAAGGCGTAGCTAAAGAAGAAGCTGAAGAAGTGAAATCTAAGCTTGAAGAGGCTGGCGCTTCTGTAGAAGTTAAGTAA
- a CDS encoding class I SAM-dependent methyltransferase — protein sequence MSEHYYSKKTNAKSDERTWSFLLRGTSLTFTTDHAVFSKGEVDFGSRLLIETFEVPVVDGDLLDLGCGYGPIGLSLAKDLSERHVWLVDVNERALELSRKNAVQNQLENVSIKESDRFSSIKENQFAAILTNPPIRAGKRTVHAMFEDAHEALVDQGELWVVIQKKQGAPSAKEKLKEWFGNVEVIVKQKGYYILKAKKFDRSIDLC from the coding sequence ATGTCTGAGCATTATTATTCAAAGAAAACAAACGCTAAGAGTGATGAACGTACATGGTCATTTTTGTTAAGGGGAACGTCTTTAACTTTTACAACAGACCATGCTGTTTTTTCTAAAGGAGAAGTAGACTTTGGTTCACGGCTTCTCATTGAGACGTTTGAAGTGCCGGTTGTTGATGGAGACTTGCTTGATCTTGGATGCGGATACGGGCCAATCGGTTTATCGTTAGCCAAGGATTTAAGTGAACGTCACGTATGGCTGGTCGATGTGAACGAGCGAGCTTTAGAGCTGTCAAGAAAGAATGCCGTACAAAATCAACTAGAAAACGTGTCAATTAAAGAGAGTGATCGCTTCTCTAGCATTAAAGAGAACCAGTTTGCTGCAATCTTAACGAACCCGCCGATCCGTGCTGGAAAGAGAACGGTACACGCTATGTTTGAAGATGCACATGAAGCCCTTGTGGATCAAGGTGAACTATGGGTTGTCATTCAAAAGAAACAAGGTGCTCCTTCAGCCAAAGAGAAGCTGAAGGAATGGTTCGGTAATGTAGAAGTCATCGTGAAGCAAAAGGGCTACTATATATTGAAAGCAAAAAAGTTTGACCGCTCTATTGATTTGTGCTAG
- the rpoB gene encoding DNA-directed RNA polymerase subunit beta yields MTGQLVQYGRHRQRRSYARISEVLELPNLIEIQTASYDWFLQEGLKEMFKDISPIEDFTGNLSLEFVDYSLGEPKYPVDESKDRDVTYNAPLRVKVRLLNNETGEVKEQEVFMGDFPLMTDTGTFIINGAERVIVSQLVRSPSVYFNKKIDKNGKRGVSATVIPNRGAWLEFETDAKDVVHVRIDRTRKLPITVLLRALGFGTDQEITDLIGDNEYLKNTLEKDNTENSEKALLEIYERLRPGEPPTVENAKSLLVSRFFDPKRYDLARVGRYKMNKKLHIKDRLFNQTLAETLVDEETGEVLAEKGAKIDRRLLDKLIPHFDNEEETTSERLLDPSDGVLEEPIRVQSVKIVDPTDPEGERSINVIGNANIDRGVKNITPADIISSISYFFNLLHTVGGTDDIDHLGNRRLRSVGELLQNQFRIGLSRMERVVRERMSIQDTSSITPQQLINIRPVIASIKEFFGSSQLSQFMDQTNPLAELTHKRRLSALGPGGLTRERAGFEVRDVHYSHYGRMCPIETPEGPNIGLINSLSSYAKVNEFGFIETPYRRVDPETNKVTAQIDYLTADEEDNYVVAQANAKLDEDGSFQDEEVISRFRGENTVVSRDRLDYMDVSPKQVVSAATACIPFLENDDSNRSLMGANMQRQAVPLLKPDAPIVGTGMEYVSGKDSGAAVICHHEGVVERVEAKEVLVRRISEVDGKEVEGDLDRYRLQKFIRSNQGSCYNQRPIVSKGDRVTKGEILADGPSMDMGELALGQNPLVAFMTWDGYNYEDAIIMSERLVKDDVYTSIHIEEYESEARDTKLGPEEITRDIPNVGEDALRDLDERGIIRVGAEVSDGDLLVGKVTPKGVTELSAEERLLHAIFGEKAREVRDTSLRVPHGAGGIVLDVKIFNREDGDELPPGVNQLIRAYIVQKRKISEGDKMAGRHGNKGVISKILPEEDMPYLPDGTPVDVMLNPLGVPSRMNIGQVLELHLGMAARQLGTRVATPVFDGAREEDVWETLEEAGMSRDAKTILYDGRTGEPFDNRVSVGVMYMIKLAHMVDDKLHARSTGPYSLVTQQPLGGKAQFGGQRFGEMEVWALEAYGAAYTLQEILTVKSDDVVGRVKTYEAIVKGDNVPEPGVPESFKVLIKELQSLGMDVKILSGDEKEIEMRDIEEEQTKESENLNMEE; encoded by the coding sequence TTGACAGGTCAACTAGTTCAATACGGACGGCACCGCCAACGCAGAAGTTATGCACGTATCAGTGAAGTATTAGAGTTACCAAACTTAATCGAGATTCAAACCGCGTCTTATGATTGGTTTTTACAAGAAGGTTTGAAAGAAATGTTTAAAGACATTTCACCGATTGAAGATTTCACAGGTAACCTATCACTTGAGTTTGTAGACTATAGTCTTGGCGAGCCGAAGTATCCAGTAGATGAGTCAAAAGATCGAGACGTAACATACAACGCACCGCTTCGTGTGAAAGTTCGTCTTCTAAACAATGAAACAGGCGAAGTAAAGGAACAAGAAGTATTTATGGGAGACTTCCCGCTAATGACAGACACAGGTACCTTTATTATTAATGGTGCTGAGCGTGTTATCGTTTCACAGCTTGTTCGCTCTCCAAGTGTATATTTCAATAAAAAGATTGATAAAAACGGTAAGAGAGGCGTATCCGCTACAGTAATTCCAAACCGCGGAGCATGGCTTGAGTTCGAAACGGATGCCAAAGATGTTGTTCACGTTCGTATCGACCGGACTCGTAAACTTCCGATTACCGTGTTATTACGTGCTCTAGGCTTTGGAACAGATCAAGAAATTACCGATCTGATTGGTGATAATGAGTACTTGAAAAACACGTTAGAAAAGGACAACACTGAGAATAGTGAGAAAGCATTACTCGAAATTTATGAGCGTCTACGCCCGGGCGAGCCGCCTACAGTAGAGAATGCGAAGAGCTTACTCGTATCCCGTTTCTTTGACCCGAAACGTTATGACCTTGCACGCGTAGGTCGTTATAAAATGAATAAAAAGCTCCACATTAAAGACCGTCTATTTAATCAAACATTAGCAGAAACGCTCGTAGATGAAGAGACAGGTGAAGTACTAGCAGAAAAAGGTGCTAAAATCGACCGTCGTTTGTTGGATAAATTAATTCCTCATTTCGATAACGAAGAGGAAACGACAAGTGAGCGCCTGTTAGACCCATCTGATGGTGTGCTTGAAGAGCCAATCCGTGTTCAGTCTGTCAAGATTGTAGACCCGACTGATCCAGAAGGTGAACGCTCTATTAATGTAATTGGAAACGCCAATATCGATCGTGGTGTGAAGAACATTACACCAGCAGATATTATCTCTTCCATCAGCTATTTCTTCAATTTGCTCCACACGGTTGGCGGAACGGACGACATTGACCATTTAGGTAACCGTCGTCTACGTTCAGTTGGGGAATTGCTTCAGAACCAATTCCGTATTGGGTTATCTCGTATGGAGCGTGTGGTTCGTGAGCGGATGTCCATCCAGGACACATCTTCTATTACACCGCAGCAATTGATTAATATTAGACCGGTGATTGCATCGATTAAAGAGTTCTTTGGGAGCTCGCAACTTTCACAGTTCATGGACCAAACGAACCCGCTTGCTGAACTGACACACAAACGTCGTTTGTCAGCACTAGGACCCGGCGGTCTAACACGTGAACGCGCCGGCTTTGAAGTTCGTGACGTACACTACTCTCACTATGGGCGTATGTGTCCGATCGAAACTCCAGAAGGGCCGAATATCGGGTTAATTAACTCTTTATCTTCCTATGCAAAAGTTAACGAATTTGGTTTTATTGAAACACCGTATCGCCGTGTCGATCCAGAAACTAATAAGGTAACGGCGCAGATTGATTACTTGACTGCAGACGAAGAGGACAACTATGTAGTCGCACAAGCCAACGCGAAGCTTGATGAAGATGGTTCTTTCCAAGATGAAGAGGTTATTTCTCGTTTCCGTGGGGAAAACACAGTCGTTAGCCGTGATCGTCTTGATTACATGGATGTATCGCCAAAACAAGTTGTTTCTGCAGCAACTGCATGTATTCCTTTCCTAGAAAACGATGACTCCAACCGTTCTCTCATGGGTGCAAACATGCAGCGTCAAGCAGTGCCATTGCTTAAGCCCGATGCACCAATTGTCGGTACTGGAATGGAATATGTATCCGGAAAAGATTCCGGTGCTGCTGTCATTTGTCATCATGAAGGTGTTGTTGAACGCGTTGAAGCGAAAGAGGTTCTGGTACGCCGTATTTCCGAGGTTGATGGCAAGGAGGTAGAAGGTGACCTAGACCGCTATCGCTTACAGAAGTTTATCCGTTCAAACCAGGGAAGCTGCTACAACCAGCGTCCAATCGTTTCTAAAGGGGATCGTGTAACAAAAGGTGAAATCCTTGCTGACGGTCCATCGATGGATATGGGTGAGCTTGCCTTAGGTCAAAACCCACTTGTTGCCTTTATGACATGGGATGGTTATAACTATGAGGATGCCATCATCATGAGCGAACGCCTTGTGAAAGATGATGTATATACATCCATTCATATAGAAGAATATGAGTCCGAAGCTCGTGATACGAAGCTTGGACCAGAAGAAATCACTCGTGACATTCCTAACGTTGGCGAAGATGCCCTTCGTGACTTGGATGAGCGCGGGATCATCCGCGTTGGAGCTGAAGTGAGTGACGGAGATCTTCTAGTCGGAAAAGTAACACCTAAAGGGGTTACTGAATTGTCCGCTGAGGAACGTCTCCTACACGCAATTTTCGGTGAAAAAGCACGTGAAGTTCGAGACACTTCTCTTCGCGTACCACATGGAGCAGGCGGAATTGTACTTGATGTGAAGATCTTCAACCGTGAAGACGGCGATGAGCTCCCACCAGGTGTAAACCAATTGATTCGTGCCTACATCGTTCAGAAGCGTAAAATTTCTGAAGGGGATAAAATGGCGGGGCGTCACGGGAACAAAGGGGTTATATCTAAGATTCTCCCTGAAGAAGATATGCCATATCTGCCAGACGGAACACCTGTTGATGTCATGCTTAACCCTCTAGGGGTTCCATCTCGTATGAACATCGGTCAAGTACTTGAGTTGCATTTGGGAATGGCTGCACGTCAGCTTGGAACTCGTGTAGCTACACCAGTATTTGATGGTGCTCGTGAGGAAGATGTATGGGAAACACTAGAAGAAGCAGGGATGTCGCGTGATGCGAAAACAATCCTTTATGATGGACGTACAGGGGAACCATTTGATAACCGTGTATCTGTTGGTGTCATGTACATGATCAAGCTGGCACACATGGTTGATGATAAATTACACGCCCGCTCTACTGGACCATACTCTCTTGTAACGCAGCAACCGCTTGGTGGTAAAGCGCAATTCGGTGGACAGCGTTTCGGTGAGATGGAAGTATGGGCGCTAGAGGCATATGGTGCTGCTTATACACTACAAGAAATCCTTACGGTCAAGTCTGATGATGTAGTCGGTCG